The following proteins are co-located in the Marinomonas profundi genome:
- the rpsG gene encoding 30S ribosomal protein S7, translating into MPRRRVVAKREILPDPKHGSQILAKFINHVMVSGKKSVAESIVYNALNTVAARAKTEEPMAIFEKALESIQPMVEVKSRRVGGATYQVPVEVRPARRAALSMRWLVDASRKRGEKSMALRLAGEILDAAENKGSAVKKREDVHRMAEANKAFSHYRF; encoded by the coding sequence ATGCCTAGAAGACGCGTCGTCGCTAAGCGTGAAATCCTTCCGGATCCTAAACACGGAAGCCAGATTCTCGCTAAATTCATTAACCATGTAATGGTTAGTGGTAAGAAGTCTGTTGCAGAGAGCATCGTTTACAATGCGCTAAACACTGTTGCAGCACGCGCTAAGACTGAAGAGCCTATGGCTATCTTCGAAAAAGCACTAGAGTCTATCCAGCCAATGGTTGAGGTTAAATCTCGCCGTGTTGGTGGTGCGACTTACCAAGTTCCTGTAGAGGTTCGTCCAGCTCGCCGCGCCGCTTTATCTATGCGTTGGTTGGTTGATGCTTCTCGTAAGCGTGGTGAAAAATCCATGGCTTTACGTCTAGCTGGCGAAATCCTAGATGCTGCTGAAAACAAAGGTTCTGCTGTTAAGAAACGTGAAGACGTTCATCGCATGGCAGAAGCTAACAAAGCATTCTCTCACTACCGTTTCTAA
- the rpsL gene encoding 30S ribosomal protein S12 encodes MATVNQLVRKPRKRKVAKSDVPALQACPQRRGVCTRVYTTTPKKPNSALRKVCRVRLTNGFEVTSYIGGEGHNLQEHSVVLIRGGRVKDLPGVRYHTVRGSLDTSGVQNRKQGRSKYGTKRPKK; translated from the coding sequence ATGGCAACCGTTAACCAGTTGGTTCGTAAACCACGTAAACGTAAAGTGGCAAAGAGTGACGTTCCTGCGTTACAAGCTTGTCCGCAACGCCGCGGTGTCTGCACTCGCGTATATACTACTACTCCTAAAAAGCCTAACTCGGCTTTGCGTAAAGTATGTCGTGTTCGCTTGACTAACGGCTTCGAAGTTACTTCCTACATCGGTGGTGAAGGTCACAACCTGCAAGAACACAGCGTAGTGCTGATTCGCGGCGGTCGTGTAAAAGACCTTCCTGGTGTTCGTTACCACACAGTACGTGGTAGCTTGGATACTTCAGGCGTACAAAATCGTAAGCAAGGCCGTTCTAAATACGGTACTAAACGTCCTAAGAAGTAA
- the rpoC gene encoding DNA-directed RNA polymerase subunit beta' — MKDLLGLLKSQGQSDEFDAIRIGLASPDMIRSWSYGEVKKPETINYRTFKPERDGLFCAKIFGPIKDYECLCGKYKRLKHRGVICEKCGVEVALSKVRRERMGHIELASPVAHIWFLKSLPSRIGLIMDMTLRDIERVLYFESFIVIDPGMTTLEKGQLLNDEQYFEALEEFGDEFDARMGAEAVQMLLRDLDMPVEINSMREELNSTNSETRIKKLSKRLKLVEAFYHSGNNPEWMVLDVLPVLPPDLRPLVPLEGGRFATSDLNDLYRRVINRNNRLKRLLELSAPDIIVRNEKRMLQESVDALLDNGRRGRAITGSNKRPLKSLADMIKGKQGRFRQNLLGKRVDYSGRSVITVGPSLRLHQCGLPKKMALELFKPFIFSKLELRGMATTIKAAKKMVERETPEVWDILDEVIREHPVMLNRAPTLHRLGIQAFEPMLIEGKAIQLHPLVCAAYNADFDGDQMAVHVPLTIEAQLEARALMMSTNNILSPANGEPIIVPSQDVVLGLYYMTREKINAKGEGMAFSDIKEVHRAYGAKQVELHAKVKVRISQVDTTLEGEKVPSTFIADTTVGRALLFDIVPDGLPFSVVNQTMKKKAISNLINECYRKVGLKESCIFADQLMYTGFAYATASGSSVGVDDFVIPPEKAAIIAKAEEEVKEIEYQYADGLVTQGEKYNKVIDLWSRTNETVTEAMMKNLAKEMTVNKAGETVEQQSFNSVYMMADSGARGSVAQMRQLGGMRGLMAKPDGSIIETPITANFREGLSVLQYFTSTHGARKGLADTALKTANSGYLTRRLVDVAQDLVITEVDCGSTNGIFVAAMIEGGDVVVPLGQRVLGRVVAQDVIDGKGDFVLAAGTLIDEHDVRTIEAAGVDEMIIRSVITCNTRHGVCAKCYGRDLARGHQVNIGEAIGVVAAQSIGEPGTQLTMRTFHIGGAASRASAVDSVQVKSAGTVRFNKMKSIERHTGHLVVASRSSELAIADEAGREKERYKLPYGAVLSVREGDQVTAGQIVANWDPHTHPIVSEMEGRLEFSGMEENVTIRRQSDEMTGLTTIEIMEVRDRPAAGKDLRPMIAVVDAEGNPVLIPGTESPVQYMLPEKALLSLDHGATVKSGEVLARIPQESIGNKDITGGLPRVADLFEARRPKDPAVMAETSGVVSFGKETKGKIRLVITPQNGDDPVETLIPKWRQINIFDGEEVAKGEIIADGPLSPHDILRLQGVEALADYITNEVQEVYRLQGVVINDKHIEVIVNQMLRKVEVGESGDTDLIQGDQVEFTRLLDANEKAQAEGKFPAKFERVLLGITKASLATESFISAASFQETTRVLTEGAVTGKKDHLRGLKENVVVGRLIPAGTGLAYHSERKRKKELALAAKEGSSTVSASDVEEALSAALKD; from the coding sequence ATGAAAGACTTATTAGGTCTTCTAAAATCACAGGGACAATCTGACGAGTTCGATGCAATCCGCATTGGCTTGGCGTCACCAGATATGATTCGTTCATGGTCTTACGGCGAAGTTAAAAAGCCAGAGACCATCAACTACCGTACGTTCAAACCAGAACGTGACGGTTTGTTCTGTGCCAAAATCTTTGGTCCTATTAAGGACTACGAATGCTTGTGTGGTAAATACAAGCGTTTGAAACACCGCGGTGTTATCTGTGAGAAGTGTGGCGTTGAAGTGGCTCTGTCTAAAGTGCGCCGTGAACGCATGGGTCACATTGAGCTTGCATCGCCTGTTGCACACATTTGGTTCTTGAAATCTCTACCATCACGTATCGGTCTTATCATGGATATGACGCTACGTGATATTGAGCGAGTTTTGTATTTTGAATCTTTCATCGTGATTGATCCAGGTATGACGACGCTTGAAAAAGGCCAATTACTAAACGATGAGCAATACTTTGAAGCGCTAGAAGAGTTCGGTGACGAATTTGATGCCCGTATGGGGGCCGAAGCGGTTCAGATGTTGCTTCGCGATTTAGACATGCCTGTCGAAATCAACAGCATGCGTGAAGAGCTAAACAGCACGAATTCTGAAACTCGTATTAAGAAGCTTTCTAAGCGTCTTAAGCTGGTTGAGGCCTTCTATCATTCTGGCAACAACCCAGAGTGGATGGTGCTTGATGTGTTGCCTGTTCTTCCGCCAGATCTTCGTCCATTGGTACCACTTGAAGGTGGCCGTTTTGCGACGTCTGATTTGAACGACCTTTACCGTCGTGTGATTAACCGTAACAACCGTCTAAAGCGTCTATTAGAGCTATCGGCTCCTGATATCATCGTACGTAACGAAAAACGTATGTTGCAAGAATCGGTTGATGCCTTGCTTGATAACGGTCGTCGTGGTCGCGCGATTACCGGTTCTAACAAACGTCCTCTGAAATCTTTGGCTGATATGATCAAAGGTAAGCAGGGTCGTTTCCGTCAGAACTTGCTCGGTAAGCGTGTTGACTATTCTGGTCGTTCTGTAATCACAGTAGGTCCATCACTGCGTCTACATCAGTGTGGTCTGCCTAAGAAAATGGCACTTGAGCTCTTCAAGCCATTCATTTTCTCTAAGCTTGAACTTCGTGGCATGGCGACGACGATCAAAGCAGCGAAGAAAATGGTTGAGCGTGAAACGCCTGAAGTGTGGGATATCCTTGATGAGGTTATCCGCGAACATCCAGTGATGTTGAACCGTGCGCCAACCCTTCACCGTTTGGGTATCCAAGCGTTTGAGCCTATGTTGATCGAAGGTAAAGCGATTCAGTTGCACCCACTAGTGTGTGCGGCTTACAACGCCGACTTCGATGGTGACCAAATGGCGGTTCACGTTCCATTGACGATTGAAGCGCAGCTAGAAGCGCGTGCTTTGATGATGTCTACGAACAACATCCTATCACCTGCAAACGGTGAGCCGATCATCGTACCTTCTCAGGACGTTGTATTGGGTCTGTACTACATGACACGTGAGAAAATCAATGCCAAAGGCGAAGGCATGGCATTTTCTGACATCAAAGAAGTACACCGCGCGTATGGTGCTAAACAAGTTGAATTGCATGCCAAAGTAAAAGTCCGTATCAGCCAAGTTGATACGACACTTGAAGGCGAAAAAGTCCCTTCTACTTTTATTGCAGATACAACAGTCGGTCGCGCTTTGTTGTTTGATATCGTTCCTGATGGCCTACCGTTCTCCGTGGTTAACCAAACCATGAAGAAGAAAGCGATCTCTAACTTGATCAACGAGTGTTACCGTAAAGTCGGCTTGAAAGAGAGCTGTATCTTTGCTGACCAATTGATGTACACAGGTTTTGCTTACGCGACTGCGTCTGGTTCTTCTGTAGGTGTGGATGACTTCGTTATTCCGCCTGAAAAAGCCGCGATCATTGCCAAAGCGGAAGAAGAAGTTAAAGAAATCGAATACCAATACGCTGATGGTCTTGTAACGCAAGGCGAGAAGTACAACAAGGTAATCGATTTATGGTCTCGTACGAACGAGACAGTGACTGAAGCCATGATGAAAAACTTGGCAAAAGAGATGACTGTCAACAAAGCGGGTGAAACGGTTGAACAACAATCTTTCAACTCGGTTTACATGATGGCCGACTCTGGTGCCCGTGGTAGTGTTGCGCAGATGCGTCAGTTGGGTGGTATGCGTGGTCTGATGGCGAAACCAGATGGTTCTATCATCGAGACGCCAATCACCGCAAACTTCCGTGAAGGTCTGTCGGTACTTCAGTACTTTACTTCGACTCACGGTGCTCGTAAGGGTCTAGCCGATACGGCGTTGAAAACAGCCAACTCTGGTTATTTGACACGTCGTCTAGTCGACGTGGCGCAGGATTTGGTTATCACTGAAGTAGATTGTGGTTCGACAAACGGTATTTTCGTTGCTGCCATGATTGAAGGCGGTGATGTCGTTGTGCCACTGGGTCAGCGAGTGCTGGGTCGTGTCGTGGCTCAAGATGTTATTGACGGTAAAGGCGATTTCGTTCTTGCGGCTGGTACTTTGATTGACGAGCATGATGTTCGTACGATTGAAGCAGCGGGCGTGGATGAGATGATTATTCGCTCTGTTATCACATGTAATACGCGTCATGGCGTATGTGCTAAGTGTTACGGTCGTGATCTGGCTCGTGGCCATCAGGTGAACATTGGTGAAGCGATTGGTGTTGTTGCAGCACAATCTATCGGTGAACCGGGTACACAGTTAACCATGCGTACCTTCCACATCGGTGGTGCGGCGTCTCGTGCGTCGGCGGTCGATAGTGTTCAAGTGAAGAGTGCAGGTACGGTACGTTTCAATAAGATGAAGAGTATCGAGCGTCATACTGGGCATCTGGTTGTGGCCTCTCGTTCTTCTGAATTGGCCATTGCCGATGAAGCGGGTCGTGAGAAAGAGCGTTATAAGCTTCCTTACGGTGCGGTATTGAGTGTACGTGAAGGTGATCAAGTGACAGCGGGTCAAATCGTTGCAAACTGGGATCCGCATACACACCCAATCGTTTCTGAGATGGAAGGTCGTCTTGAATTCAGCGGTATGGAAGAGAATGTCACTATTCGTCGTCAATCTGACGAAATGACAGGTCTGACGACGATTGAAATCATGGAAGTTCGTGATCGTCCTGCGGCAGGTAAAGATCTTCGTCCAATGATTGCCGTTGTGGATGCAGAGGGTAACCCTGTATTGATTCCTGGTACTGAATCGCCAGTGCAGTACATGCTTCCTGAGAAAGCGTTGTTGAGCCTAGATCATGGCGCAACCGTGAAATCAGGTGAGGTGCTTGCGCGTATTCCTCAAGAATCTATTGGTAACAAAGATATCACCGGTGGTTTGCCACGAGTGGCTGACCTATTCGAAGCGCGTCGTCCGAAAGATCCTGCTGTTATGGCGGAAACGAGCGGTGTGGTTAGCTTCGGTAAAGAAACAAAAGGTAAGATTCGTTTGGTTATCACACCGCAAAACGGTGATGATCCAGTCGAGACGTTGATTCCTAAATGGCGTCAAATCAACATCTTTGATGGTGAAGAAGTGGCTAAAGGCGAGATTATTGCCGACGGCCCTCTAAGTCCTCATGACATTTTGCGTCTTCAAGGTGTAGAGGCTTTGGCCGATTACATCACCAACGAAGTGCAGGAAGTATACCGCTTACAAGGCGTTGTGATTAACGATAAGCACATTGAAGTTATCGTGAACCAAATGTTGCGTAAAGTAGAGGTTGGTGAGTCTGGTGATACAGATCTTATTCAAGGTGATCAGGTCGAGTTTACTCGCCTGCTAGATGCAAACGAAAAAGCCCAAGCTGAGGGTAAATTCCCGGCTAAGTTTGAACGCGTGCTTCTAGGTATCACGAAAGCTTCTTTGGCTACTGAGTCCTTTATATCAGCAGCGTCTTTCCAAGAGACAACTCGAGTTCTTACGGAAGGTGCGGTGACAGGTAAAAAAGATCACTTACGTGGCTTGAAAGAAAACGTTGTTGTGGGTCGCTTGATACCAGCTGGTACAGGTTTGGCTTACCACAGTGAGCGCAAGAGAAAGAAAGAGCTTGCGCTAGCAGCAAAAGAAGGAAGTTCGACCGTCAGCGCCTCAGATGTGGAAGAAGCATTGAGTGCTGCACTGAAAGACTAG
- the rpoB gene encoding DNA-directed RNA polymerase subunit beta yields the protein MAYSYTEKKRIRKDFGKLPPVLDVPYLLAIQLESYRNFLQEGKSLAERGELGLHGAFKSVFPMVSFSGNAALEYVDYRLGKPVFDVKECQLRGITYAAPLRVRVRLIIYDKESSNKAIKDIREQEVYMGEIPLMTDNGTFVINGTERVIVSQLHRSPGVFFDHDRGKTHSSGKLLHSARIIPYRGSWLDFEFDPKDCVFVRIDRRRKLPATILLRALGYGTEQILDTFFDSTRFYLKRDGFEMDLVANRLRGETALFNIADANGELIVEEGRRITAKHIRVMEKAGLERLSVPLEYMLGKVTAKNLIHPATGELIAEANTELSVDLLEALVSSGIAEVDTLYTNDLDNGPFISDTLRIDPTSNQLEALVEIYRMMRPGEPPTKESAEGLFQGLFFSEDRYDLSGVGRMKFNRRLGREEDTGSGVLNNDDIVAVLRTLLDIRNGNGMVDDIDHLGNRRVRSVGEMAENQFRVGLVRVERAVKERLSMAEADGLMPQDLLNAKPVAAAIKEFFGSSQLSQFMDQNNPLSEVTHKRRVSALGPGGLTRERAGFEVRDVHATHYGRVCPIETPEGPNIGLINSLSTYARTNSYGFLETPYRKIVDGKQTDETVYVSAIDEAKYVIAQASANVDEEGRLVDELVQVRHMHETTLIPKEKVNLMDVSPRQVVSVAASLIPFLEHDDANRALMGSNMQRQAVPTLKADKPVVGTGMEKNVAKDSGVCIVANRGGVIESVDASRIVVRVNSEETIAGEAGVDIYSLTKYVRSNQNTCINQRTLVMKGEQVASGDIMADGPSVDMGELALGQNMRIAFMPWNGYNFEDSILVSERVVEEDRFTSIHIQELTCVARDTKLGPEEITADIPNVGEGALSKLDQSGIVYIGAEVEPGDILVGKVTPKGETQLTPEEKLLRAIFGEKASDVKDTSQRVKTGTRGTVIDVQVFTRDGIEKDERAKFIEKSQLDQVRKDLNEEFRIVEKATFERLAEALTGQQAEGGPGLARNAIITEEYLANLDHPEWFKIRVANEEASEQLEKAQIALIERRKELDAKFEDKKRKLQTGDDLAPGVLKIVKVYVAIKRRIQPGDKMAGRHGNKGVISKIMPVEDMPYDENGDPVDIVLNPLGVPSRMNVGQVLETHLGAASKGLGRKINEMLVAEREKAEAVAELRSFLDEIYNGYEGDLRCARTEDLDGFTDEEILTLASNLTGGVPMASGAFDGAKESEIKRMLRLAGINESGQVKLFNGRTGDAFERPVTVGYMYMLKLNHLVDDKMHARSTGSYSLVTQQPLGGKAQFGGQRFGEMEVWALEAYGAAYTLQEMLTVKSDDVNGRTKMYKNIVDGDHRMEPGMPESFNVLVKEIRSLGIDIELENE from the coding sequence ATGGCTTACTCATACACTGAGAAAAAACGTATCCGTAAGGATTTCGGTAAACTGCCGCCCGTTTTGGATGTGCCATACTTGCTGGCAATTCAGCTTGAATCCTACCGTAATTTTCTGCAGGAAGGTAAAAGTCTTGCAGAGCGTGGGGAATTAGGTCTGCATGGGGCCTTTAAATCTGTCTTTCCAATGGTCAGCTTTTCCGGCAATGCGGCGCTAGAATACGTCGATTACCGTTTAGGCAAGCCAGTCTTTGATGTTAAAGAGTGTCAGTTGCGTGGTATCACTTACGCGGCACCTTTACGTGTTCGTGTGCGACTTATTATTTATGATAAAGAGTCGTCCAACAAGGCAATCAAAGACATTCGCGAGCAAGAAGTCTACATGGGCGAAATTCCGCTTATGACAGACAATGGTACCTTTGTAATCAACGGGACTGAGCGTGTTATTGTTTCTCAATTACACCGCTCTCCTGGTGTGTTCTTCGACCACGATCGTGGTAAGACACACTCTTCAGGCAAGTTACTACATTCTGCTCGTATTATTCCTTACCGTGGTTCATGGTTGGACTTCGAGTTTGACCCAAAAGATTGCGTATTTGTTCGTATTGACCGTCGTCGTAAGTTGCCGGCTACTATATTGCTGCGCGCTTTGGGTTACGGAACAGAACAAATTCTAGACACCTTCTTTGACTCTACGCGTTTCTATTTGAAGCGTGATGGTTTTGAAATGGATCTAGTGGCAAATCGTCTACGTGGCGAAACGGCTCTGTTTAATATTGCCGATGCCAATGGTGAACTAATCGTAGAAGAAGGCCGTCGTATTACGGCTAAGCATATTCGTGTGATGGAGAAGGCCGGACTTGAGCGCTTATCTGTCCCACTTGAATATATGCTTGGTAAGGTGACGGCAAAAAATCTTATTCATCCAGCGACGGGCGAATTGATTGCGGAAGCCAACACTGAACTGTCTGTTGATTTGCTGGAAGCGTTAGTGTCATCCGGTATTGCAGAGGTGGATACGCTTTATACGAACGATTTGGACAATGGTCCATTTATTTCTGACACGCTTCGTATTGATCCAACCAGTAATCAGCTGGAAGCTTTGGTTGAAATCTATCGCATGATGCGTCCTGGCGAGCCACCAACTAAAGAGTCAGCCGAAGGTTTGTTCCAAGGTTTGTTCTTCTCAGAAGATCGTTATGACTTGTCTGGCGTTGGTCGAATGAAATTCAACCGCCGCTTAGGTCGTGAAGAAGACACTGGGTCGGGCGTTCTTAATAATGATGACATTGTTGCGGTTCTAAGAACCTTGCTTGATATCCGTAATGGTAACGGCATGGTTGATGACATCGATCACTTGGGTAACCGTCGAGTTCGCTCCGTTGGCGAAATGGCCGAGAACCAATTCCGTGTTGGCCTTGTGCGTGTTGAGCGTGCCGTGAAAGAGCGTCTGTCTATGGCAGAAGCGGATGGCCTTATGCCACAAGACCTTTTGAATGCGAAGCCTGTTGCGGCGGCAATCAAAGAGTTCTTTGGTTCAAGCCAATTGTCTCAGTTCATGGACCAAAACAATCCGCTATCTGAAGTAACGCATAAGCGTCGTGTTTCAGCGTTAGGGCCTGGTGGTTTGACTCGTGAACGTGCTGGTTTTGAGGTGCGTGACGTACACGCGACTCACTATGGTCGTGTTTGTCCTATCGAAACACCGGAAGGTCCAAACATCGGTTTGATTAACTCGTTATCGACTTATGCGCGTACCAATAGCTACGGCTTCTTGGAAACGCCTTATCGTAAGATTGTCGATGGCAAGCAGACTGACGAAACGGTTTATGTTTCGGCGATTGATGAAGCGAAATACGTTATTGCCCAAGCGTCTGCCAATGTAGATGAAGAAGGCCGTTTGGTTGATGAGTTGGTTCAGGTGCGTCATATGCACGAAACCACTTTGATTCCAAAAGAAAAAGTAAATTTGATGGACGTGTCTCCGCGTCAAGTTGTTTCTGTGGCGGCGTCTTTGATTCCGTTCCTAGAGCACGATGATGCTAACCGTGCCTTGATGGGTTCGAACATGCAGCGTCAAGCTGTGCCGACACTTAAGGCTGATAAGCCTGTAGTGGGTACGGGTATGGAGAAAAACGTTGCCAAAGACTCTGGTGTTTGTATCGTTGCAAATCGCGGCGGTGTGATTGAGTCGGTTGATGCTAGCCGTATCGTTGTTCGTGTTAATTCCGAAGAAACGATTGCCGGTGAAGCGGGTGTGGATATTTACAGCTTAACCAAGTATGTGCGCTCTAACCAAAATACCTGTATTAATCAGCGTACTTTGGTGATGAAGGGCGAGCAGGTAGCATCAGGCGATATTATGGCTGATGGTCCTTCTGTTGATATGGGTGAATTGGCGCTTGGCCAAAACATGCGTATCGCCTTTATGCCTTGGAATGGTTACAACTTCGAAGACTCGATTTTGGTTTCTGAGCGTGTTGTAGAAGAAGATCGATTTACTTCTATCCACATTCAAGAATTAACCTGTGTGGCGCGTGATACTAAGCTTGGGCCAGAAGAAATTACCGCTGATATCCCGAACGTGGGTGAAGGTGCACTTTCTAAGTTGGATCAATCCGGTATCGTTTACATCGGTGCAGAAGTTGAGCCGGGCGACATTCTCGTTGGTAAAGTAACGCCTAAAGGTGAAACGCAACTGACGCCTGAAGAGAAACTTTTGCGAGCGATCTTTGGTGAAAAAGCGTCTGACGTAAAAGATACGTCACAGCGTGTTAAAACGGGTACGCGCGGTACGGTTATCGACGTGCAAGTTTTCACTCGTGATGGCATTGAAAAAGATGAGCGTGCGAAGTTCATTGAGAAATCGCAGCTTGATCAAGTTCGTAAAGACTTGAACGAAGAGTTCCGTATTGTTGAGAAAGCGACTTTTGAACGTCTTGCTGAGGCTCTAACCGGCCAGCAAGCAGAAGGCGGTCCTGGTTTGGCTCGCAATGCGATCATTACGGAAGAGTACTTGGCGAATCTAGATCACCCTGAGTGGTTTAAAATTCGTGTCGCGAATGAAGAAGCGAGTGAGCAGCTTGAAAAAGCACAAATCGCTTTGATTGAGCGTCGTAAAGAACTTGATGCGAAATTCGAAGATAAGAAACGCAAGCTACAAACGGGTGATGATTTGGCACCTGGCGTTCTTAAAATCGTTAAAGTGTATGTTGCTATCAAGCGTCGTATCCAGCCAGGTGATAAAATGGCCGGTCGTCATGGTAACAAGGGTGTAATTTCTAAAATTATGCCAGTTGAAGACATGCCTTACGATGAGAACGGTGATCCAGTTGATATCGTATTGAACCCGCTTGGTGTTCCTTCGCGTATGAACGTCGGTCAGGTTTTGGAGACTCACTTAGGTGCAGCGTCTAAAGGCTTGGGCCGTAAGATCAATGAAATGCTGGTTGCAGAGCGTGAGAAAGCAGAAGCGGTTGCTGAGCTGCGTAGTTTCCTTGATGAAATCTACAATGGCTATGAAGGCGACTTGCGTTGCGCGCGTACAGAAGATTTAGACGGCTTTACAGATGAAGAAATTTTGACCTTGGCGTCCAACCTTACCGGTGGTGTTCCAATGGCGTCTGGTGCCTTTGATGGTGCAAAAGAGTCTGAGATTAAACGTATGTTGCGCTTGGCTGGAATCAACGAAAGCGGTCAAGTTAAATTGTTTAACGGCCGTACTGGTGATGCTTTTGAACGTCCTGTAACCGTTGGTTACATGTACATGCTGAAGTTGAACCACTTGGTTGATGACAAGATGCACGCACGTTCTACTGGTTCTTACAGCTTGGTTACTCAGCAGCCGCTGGGTGGTAAAGCTCAGTTCGGTGGTCAGCGTTTCGGGGAGATGGAAGTATGGGCACTAGAAGCATACGGTGCTGCTTACACGCTTCAAGAAATGTTGACGGTGAAATCCGATGATGTGAATGGCCGTACTAAGATGTATAAAAACATCGTAGATGGTGACCACCGTATGGAGCCTGGCATGCCTGAGTCCTTCAACGTGTTGGTGAAAGAGATTCGTTCTCTTGGTATCGATATCGAGCTGGAAAACGAATAA
- the rplL gene encoding 50S ribosomal protein L7/L12 — protein sequence MALTKEDIINAVAEMSVMDVVELISAMEEKFGVSAAAAVAAGPAADAGAAAEEQTEFDVVLTAAGEKKVNVIKAVRAATGLGLKEAKAIVDGAPMTVKEAVSKEDAASLKAALEEAGASVEIK from the coding sequence ATGGCTCTAACTAAAGAAGATATCATCAATGCAGTAGCAGAAATGTCTGTAATGGACGTTGTCGAACTAATTTCTGCAATGGAAGAAAAATTCGGCGTATCTGCAGCAGCTGCTGTAGCGGCAGGTCCTGCTGCTGACGCTGGCGCTGCGGCTGAAGAACAAACTGAATTTGACGTTGTTCTAACGGCTGCAGGCGAGAAGAAAGTAAACGTAATCAAAGCAGTTCGTGCAGCGACTGGCCTAGGCTTGAAAGAAGCTAAAGCTATCGTTGACGGCGCTCCAATGACTGTTAAAGAAGCGGTTTCTAAAGAAGATGCAGCCTCTCTTAAAGCAGCTCTTGAAGAAGCTGGTGCATCTGTCGAAATCAAGTAA
- the rplJ gene encoding 50S ribosomal protein L10, translating to MALGLEDKKAIVAEVSEAAKTALSAVVADSRGVTVSNMTALRKEAREAGVYVRVVRNTLARRAVEGTDFECLTESFVGPTLIAFSNEHPGAAARLLKAFAKTNSKFEVKALAFNGELIPAGDIDRLATLPTYDEAIAKLMSVIQGATSKFVRTLAAVRDQKEQEAA from the coding sequence GTGGCATTAGGTCTAGAAGACAAAAAAGCCATTGTCGCCGAAGTTAGCGAAGCTGCTAAAACTGCACTGTCTGCAGTAGTTGCTGATTCTCGCGGTGTTACCGTGAGCAATATGACAGCACTGCGTAAAGAAGCGCGCGAAGCAGGTGTTTATGTACGTGTAGTACGTAATACATTGGCTCGCCGTGCAGTTGAAGGCACTGACTTCGAATGTCTAACTGAGAGCTTTGTTGGTCCTACGCTAATTGCTTTTTCTAACGAACACCCGGGTGCGGCTGCTCGTTTGTTGAAAGCGTTTGCGAAAACTAACAGTAAGTTTGAAGTGAAGGCGTTGGCGTTCAACGGTGAGTTGATCCCAGCTGGCGACATTGATCGTTTGGCAACACTGCCTACATACGACGAAGCGATTGCGAAACTGATGAGTGTTATTCAGGGCGCAACAAGCAAGTTTGTACGTACTCTTGCAGCGGTTCGCGATCAAAAAGAGCAAGAAGCGGCGTAA
- the rplA gene encoding 50S ribosomal protein L1 → MAKLTKRARLIAEKVEATKFYSVEEAVALLSELSTVKFKESVDVSVNLGVDPRKSDQVVRGSTVLPHGAGKDVRVAVFAQGANAEAAKEAGADVVGFEDLAEQVKAGNLDFDVVIASPDAMRIVGQLGQILGPRGLMPNPKVGTVTPDVATAVKNAKAGQARYRTDKNGIIHAAVGSIEFAADAIRGNLEALLADLRRAKPASSKGVYLKKVTLSSTMGPGLQIDLGALNSTK, encoded by the coding sequence ATGGCTAAATTAACTAAGCGCGCTCGTTTGATCGCAGAAAAAGTAGAAGCAACTAAGTTTTACTCTGTAGAAGAAGCTGTTGCTCTTTTGTCTGAGCTTTCTACTGTTAAGTTTAAAGAGTCTGTTGACGTATCTGTTAACCTAGGCGTTGATCCACGTAAATCTGATCAGGTTGTTCGTGGTTCTACTGTATTGCCTCATGGTGCCGGTAAAGATGTTCGTGTTGCGGTATTTGCACAAGGTGCAAATGCAGAAGCAGCGAAAGAAGCAGGTGCAGATGTTGTTGGTTTCGAAGATTTGGCTGAACAAGTTAAAGCGGGTAACCTTGATTTTGACGTCGTTATTGCTTCTCCAGATGCGATGCGTATCGTTGGTCAACTTGGTCAGATTTTAGGCCCACGTGGTCTAATGCCTAACCCTAAAGTTGGCACAGTAACGCCTGATGTTGCGACGGCTGTTAAAAATGCAAAAGCAGGTCAAGCTCGTTACCGTACAGATAAAAATGGTATCATTCATGCAGCTGTTGGCTCTATTGAGTTTGCTGCGGATGCTATCAGAGGTAACTTGGAAGCGCTTTTAGCCGACTTGCGTCGTGCTAAGCCTGCGTCTTCTAAAGGTGTTTACCTGAAAAAAGTGACTTTGTCCTCTACAATGGGACCTGGTCTACAAATTGATCTAGGCGCGCTTAACTCAACTAAGTAA